Proteins found in one Tamandua tetradactyla isolate mTamTet1 chromosome 1, mTamTet1.pri, whole genome shotgun sequence genomic segment:
- the AEBP1 gene encoding adipocyte enhancer-binding protein 1 isoform X2, whose protein sequence is MAMRGTPLLGCLLAVLALWPGGRPQTVLTDDEIEEFLEGFLSELEPERREKDVEAPPLPTPTLRGRKAQAVDKKMVAQGVAGEAPPEKAKDKGKKAKKEKGPKPTKQSLEGSPRPPKKGREKPPKPTKKPKEKPPKATKKPKEKPPKATKKPKEKPPKATKKPLAGKKPPTSAPSETLEWPLPPPPSPALEELPQEGELEEETEPPTLDYNDQIEREDYEDFEYIRRQKQPRPPPSRKRPERPRPDPPEEPKSPQMVVEVPEKMEQPFKPLPPPPPPEEEDGYGIPNYDEMDYYFRPPWSQKPDAELETDEEKEKLKKPKKEGSSPKEEETEDPWAVDKGKDRKGPKKGEELEEEWTPTEKIKCPPIGMESHRIEDNQIRASSILRHGLGAQRGRLNIQAGANEDDYFDGAWCAEDDAQTQWIEVDTRRTTRFTGVITQGRDSSVHADFVTTFFVGFSNDSQTWVMYTNGYEEMTFHGNVDKDTPVLSEFPEPVVARFIRIYPLTWNGSLCLRLEVLGCPLSPIHSYYTQNEVMTTDDLDFRHHSYKDMRQLMKVVNEECPTITRTYSLGKSARGLKIYAMEISDNPGDHELGEPEFRYTAGIHGNEVLGRELLLMLMQYLCREYRDGNPRVRSLVQDTRIHLVPSLNPDGYEVAAQMGSEFGNWALGLWTEEGFDIFEDFPDLNSVLWGAEERKWVPYRVPNNNLPIPERYLSPDATVSTEVRAIIAWMEKNPFVLGANLNGGERLVSYPYDMAHTPTQEQLLAAAMAAARGEEEDEVSEAQETPDHAVFRWLAVSYASAHLSMTEPYRGGCQAQDYTGGTGIVNGAKWNPRSGTINDFSYLHTNCLELSIYLGCDKFPHESELPHEWENNKEALLTFMEQVHRGIKGVVTDEQGIPIANATISVSGVNHGVKTASGGDYWRILNPGEYRVTAHAEGYTPSAKTCNVDYDIGATQCNFVLARSNWKRIREIMALNGNRPIPRIDPSRPMTPQQRLLQRRRLQYRLRMREQMRLRRLNATATATTTASPVPPTTPPPTPTLPPTPIPTHTPTPTPTPGSKLGDWHPLPLTTAGWEELDTEIYTEMVTEFGTEWEPEEWEEEEVGTGPTFPFTTAETYTVNFGDF, encoded by the exons ATGGCAATGCGCGGTACTCCCCTGCTGGGCTGCTTGCTGGCGGTGCTGGCGCTGTGGCCCGGGGGACGCCCGCAGACTGTGCTAACCGACGACGAGATCGAGGAGTTCCTCGAGGGCTTCCTGTCGGAGTTGGAGCCCGAGCGCCGAGAGAAGGACGTGGAGGCCCCACCGCTCCCCACGCCCACCCTGCGGGGCCGCAAAGCCCAGGCGGTGGACAAGAAGATGGTGGCGCAGGGGGTGGCTGGAGAAG CACCTCCAGAAAAGGCcaaagataaaggaaagaaagcGAAAAAAGAGAAAGGTCCCAAGCCAACCAAGCAGTCCTTGGAGGGGTCCCCGAGGCCGCCCAAGAAAGGACGGGAGAAACCACCCAAGCCTACCAAGAAGCCCAAGGAGAAGCCACCCAAGGCCACCAAAAAGCCCAAGGAGAAGCCACCCAAGGCTACCAAGAAGCCCAAGGAGAAGCCACCCAAAGCCACCAAGAAGCCCTTGGCTGGGAAGAAGCCCCCAACCTCGGCCCCCTCAGAAACCCTGGAGTGGccactacccccacccccaagccctgCCCTTGAGGAGTTGCCCCAGGAGGGAG AGCTGGAGGAGGAGACAGAGCCACCCACGCTGGACTACAATGACCAGATAGAGAGGGAAGACTATGAGGACT TTGAGTACATCCGGCGCCAGAAGCAACCCAGGCCTCCACCCAGCAGGAAGAGGCCTGAGAGGCCGCGGCCTGATCCCCCAGAGGAGCCCAAGTCACCCCAGATGGTGGTTGAGGTACCAGAGAAGATGG AGCAGCCTTTCAAGCCCCTGCCGCCCCCACCACCCCCTGAGGAGGAGGATGGCTACGGGATCCCCAACTACGATGAAA TGGACTATTACTTCCGGCCTCCTTGGTCTCAGAAGCCAGATGCCGAGCTGGAAACggatgaagagaaggagaagctgA AGAAACCCAAAAAGGAGGGCAGCAGCCCCaaagaggaagagacagaagaccCGTGGGCAGTGGACAAAGGCAAGGACCGCAAAG GGCCCAAAAAGGGCGAGGAGTTGGAGGAAGAGTGGACACCGACAGAAAAAATCA AATGCCCCCCCATTGGGATGGAGTCACACCGCATAGAGGACAATCAGATCCGCGCCTCTTCTATTCTGCGGCATGGCCTGGGGGCGCAGCGCGGCAGGCTCAACATACAG GCAGGGGCCAACGAGGACGACTACTTTGACGGGGCATGGTGTGCAGAAGATGATGCACAGACACAGTGGATCGAGGTGGACACCAGGAGGACCACCCGCTTCACTGGGGTCATCACCCAGGGCCGCGACTCCAGTGTCCA TGCCGACTTTGTGACCACCTTCTTTGTGGGCTTCAGCAATGACAGCCAGACATGGGTGATGTATACCAATGGCTATGAGGAAATG ACATTCCACGGAAACGTGGACAAGGACACACCAGTGCTGAGTGAGTTTCCTGAGCCAGTGGTGGCCCGTTTCATCCGCATCTATCCACTCACCTGGAATGGCAGTCTTTGCCTGCGCTTGGAGGTGCTGGGCTGCCCCTTGTCCC CCATCCACAGTTACTACACACAGAATGAGGTGATGACCACAGATGACCTGGACTTCCGCCACCACAGCTACAAGGACATGCGCCAG CTGATGAAGGTGGTGAATGAGGAGTGCCCCACCATTACCCGCACATATAGCCTGGGCAAGAGTGCACGTGGGCTCAAGATCTATGCTATGGAGATCTCAGACAATCCTGGGGACCATGAGCTGG GGGAGCCAGAGTTTCGCTACACAGCTGGGATCCATGGCAACGAGGTGCTAGGCCGTGAGCTGCTGCTGATGCTGATGCAGTACCTGTGCCGTGAGTACCGTGACGGGAATCCCCGCGTGCGCAGCCTGGTGCAGGACACCCGCATCCACCTGGTGCCCTCGCTGAACCCGGATGGCTATGAGGTGGCTGCGCAGATG GGCTCGGAGTTTGGGAACTGGGCACTGGGGCTGTGGACCGAGGAGGGTTTCGACATCTTTGAGGACTTCCCAGATCTCAACTCTGTGCTTTGGGGAGCTGAAGAGAGGAAATGGGTCCCCTACCGGGTGCCCAACAATAACCTGCCCATTCCGGAGCGCTACCTCTCCCCAGATGCCACG GTATCCACAGAGGTCAGGGCCATCATTGCTTGGATGGAAAAGAATCCCTTTGTGCTGGGGGCCAACCTGAACGGGGGTGAGCGGCTCGTGTCCTACCCCTACGACATGGCGCACACGCCCACCCAGGAGCAGCTGTTGGCTGCAGCCATGGCTGCTGCTCGAGGAGAGGAGGAGGACGAGGTGTCGGAGGCCCAGGAGACCCCCGACCATGCCGTCTTCCGTTGGCTGGCTGTGTCCTATGCCTCAGCCCACCTGAGCATGACTGAGCCCTACCGGGGAGGGTGCCAAGCCCAGGACTACACAGGCGGAACGGGCATTGTCAACGGGGCTAAGTGGAATCCCCGCTCGGGGA CCATCAACGATTTTAGTTACTTGCACACCAACTGCCTGGAGCTCTCCATCTACCTGGGCTGTGACAAGTTCCCACATGAGAGTGAGCTACCCCACGAGTGGGAGAACAACAAGGAGGCGTTGCTCACATTCATGGAGCAG GTCCACCGTGGCATCAAGGGAGTCGTGACAGATGAGCAAGGCATCCCCATTGCCAACGCCACCATCTCTGTGAGCGGCGTCAACCATGGTGTGAAGACAG CAAGTGGGGGCGACTACTGGCGTATCCTGAATCCGGGCGAGTACCGTGTAACAGCCCATGCTGAGGGCTACACACCAAGTGCCAAGACCTGTAATGTGGACTATGACATCGGAGCTACGCAGTGCAACTTCGTGCTGGCCCGCTCCAACTGGAAGCGCATCCGGGAGATCATGGCCCTGAACGGGAACCGGCCCATTCCACGTATTGACCCGTCCCGACCCATGACCCCCCAACAGCGGCTGTTGCAGCGTCGCCGCCTACAGTACCGCCTGAGGATGCGGGAGCAGATGCGTCTGCGCCGCCTGAATGCCACTGCTACTGCCACTACCACTGCTAGCCCGGTGCCCCCGAccacaccaccccccacccccacgctaCCCCCAACCCCTATCCCCAcccatacccctacccctacccctaccccaggCTCCAAGCTGGGAGACTGGCACCCCCTTCCCCTGACCACGGCTGGCTGGGAGGAGTTGGATACTGAGATCTACACAGAGATGGTGACGGAATTTGGGACTGAGTGGGAGCCCgaggagtgggaggaagaggaggtgggCACAGGCCCAACATTCCCCTTCACTACAGCTGAGACCTACACTGTGAACTTTGGGGACTTCTGA
- the AEBP1 gene encoding adipocyte enhancer-binding protein 1 isoform X3: MAMRGTPLLGCLLAVLALWPGGRPQTVLTDDEIEEFLEGFLSELEPERREKDVEAPPLPTPTLRGRKAQAVDKKMVAQGVAGEAPPEKAKDKGKKAKKEKGPKPTKQSLEGSPRPPKKGREKPPKPTKKPKEKPPKATKKPKEKPPKATKKPKEKPPKATKKPLAGKKPPTSAPSETLEWPLPPPPSPALEELPQEGGPLPNSWQGPGGEDTCMETQGHQPGGAFSPELEEETEPPTLDYNDQIEREDYEDFEYIRRQKQPRPPPSRKRPERPRPDPPEEPKSPQMVVEVPEKMEQPFKPLPPPPPPEEEDGYGIPNYDEMDYYFRPPWSQKPDAELETDEEKEKLKKPKKEGSSPKEEETEDPWAVDKGKDRKGPKKGEELEEEWTPTEKIKCPPIGMESHRIEDNQIRASSILRHGLGAQRGRLNIQAGANEDDYFDGAWCAEDDAQTQWIEVDTRRTTRFTGVITQGRDSSVHADFVTTFFVGFSNDSQTWVMYTNGYEEMTFHGNVDKDTPVLSEFPEPVVARFIRIYPLTWNGSLCLRLEVLGCPLSPIHSYYTQNEVMTTDDLDFRHHSYKDMRQLMKVVNEECPTITRTYSLGKSARGLKIYAMEISDNPGDHELGEPEFRYTAGIHGNEVLGRELLLMLMQYLCREYRDGNPRVRSLVQDTRIHLVPSLNPDGYEVAAQMGSEFGNWALGLWTEEGFDIFEDFPDLNSVLWGAEERKWVPYRVPNNNLPIPERYLSPDATVSTEVRAIIAWMEKNPFVLGANLNGGERLVSYPYDMAHTPTQEQLLAAAMAAARGEEEDEVSEAQETPDHAVFRWLAVSYASAHLSMTEPYRGGCQAQDYTGGTGIVNGAKWNPRSGTINDFSYLHTNCLELSIYLGCDKFPHESELPHEWENNKEALLTFMEQVHRGIKGVVTDEQGIPIANATISVSGVNHGVKTASGGDYWRILNPGEYRVTAHAEGYTPSAKTCNVDYDIGATQCNFVLARSNWKRIREIMALNGNRPIPRIDPSRPMTPQQRLLQRRRLQYRLRMREQMRLRRLNATATATTTASPVPPTTPPPTPTLPPTPIPTHTPTPTPTPGSKLGDWHPLPLTTAGWEELDTEIYTEMVTEFGTEWEPEEWEEEEVGTGPTFPFTTAETYTVNFGDF, encoded by the exons ATGGCAATGCGCGGTACTCCCCTGCTGGGCTGCTTGCTGGCGGTGCTGGCGCTGTGGCCCGGGGGACGCCCGCAGACTGTGCTAACCGACGACGAGATCGAGGAGTTCCTCGAGGGCTTCCTGTCGGAGTTGGAGCCCGAGCGCCGAGAGAAGGACGTGGAGGCCCCACCGCTCCCCACGCCCACCCTGCGGGGCCGCAAAGCCCAGGCGGTGGACAAGAAGATGGTGGCGCAGGGGGTGGCTGGAGAAG CACCTCCAGAAAAGGCcaaagataaaggaaagaaagcGAAAAAAGAGAAAGGTCCCAAGCCAACCAAGCAGTCCTTGGAGGGGTCCCCGAGGCCGCCCAAGAAAGGACGGGAGAAACCACCCAAGCCTACCAAGAAGCCCAAGGAGAAGCCACCCAAGGCCACCAAAAAGCCCAAGGAGAAGCCACCCAAGGCTACCAAGAAGCCCAAGGAGAAGCCACCCAAAGCCACCAAGAAGCCCTTGGCTGGGAAGAAGCCCCCAACCTCGGCCCCCTCAGAAACCCTGGAGTGGccactacccccacccccaagccctgCCCTTGAGGAGTTGCCCCAGGAGGGAG GCCCTCTCCCAAATTCATGGCAGGGCCCTGGAGGAGAGGACACTTGCATGGAGACTCAGGGGCATCAGCCTGGAGG AGCTTTCTCCCCAGAGCTGGAGGAGGAGACAGAGCCACCCACGCTGGACTACAATGACCAGATAGAGAGGGAAGACTATGAGGACT TTGAGTACATCCGGCGCCAGAAGCAACCCAGGCCTCCACCCAGCAGGAAGAGGCCTGAGAGGCCGCGGCCTGATCCCCCAGAGGAGCCCAAGTCACCCCAGATGGTGGTTGAGGTACCAGAGAAGATGG AGCAGCCTTTCAAGCCCCTGCCGCCCCCACCACCCCCTGAGGAGGAGGATGGCTACGGGATCCCCAACTACGATGAAA TGGACTATTACTTCCGGCCTCCTTGGTCTCAGAAGCCAGATGCCGAGCTGGAAACggatgaagagaaggagaagctgA AGAAACCCAAAAAGGAGGGCAGCAGCCCCaaagaggaagagacagaagaccCGTGGGCAGTGGACAAAGGCAAGGACCGCAAAG GGCCCAAAAAGGGCGAGGAGTTGGAGGAAGAGTGGACACCGACAGAAAAAATCA AATGCCCCCCCATTGGGATGGAGTCACACCGCATAGAGGACAATCAGATCCGCGCCTCTTCTATTCTGCGGCATGGCCTGGGGGCGCAGCGCGGCAGGCTCAACATACAG GCAGGGGCCAACGAGGACGACTACTTTGACGGGGCATGGTGTGCAGAAGATGATGCACAGACACAGTGGATCGAGGTGGACACCAGGAGGACCACCCGCTTCACTGGGGTCATCACCCAGGGCCGCGACTCCAGTGTCCA TGCCGACTTTGTGACCACCTTCTTTGTGGGCTTCAGCAATGACAGCCAGACATGGGTGATGTATACCAATGGCTATGAGGAAATG ACATTCCACGGAAACGTGGACAAGGACACACCAGTGCTGAGTGAGTTTCCTGAGCCAGTGGTGGCCCGTTTCATCCGCATCTATCCACTCACCTGGAATGGCAGTCTTTGCCTGCGCTTGGAGGTGCTGGGCTGCCCCTTGTCCC CCATCCACAGTTACTACACACAGAATGAGGTGATGACCACAGATGACCTGGACTTCCGCCACCACAGCTACAAGGACATGCGCCAG CTGATGAAGGTGGTGAATGAGGAGTGCCCCACCATTACCCGCACATATAGCCTGGGCAAGAGTGCACGTGGGCTCAAGATCTATGCTATGGAGATCTCAGACAATCCTGGGGACCATGAGCTGG GGGAGCCAGAGTTTCGCTACACAGCTGGGATCCATGGCAACGAGGTGCTAGGCCGTGAGCTGCTGCTGATGCTGATGCAGTACCTGTGCCGTGAGTACCGTGACGGGAATCCCCGCGTGCGCAGCCTGGTGCAGGACACCCGCATCCACCTGGTGCCCTCGCTGAACCCGGATGGCTATGAGGTGGCTGCGCAGATG GGCTCGGAGTTTGGGAACTGGGCACTGGGGCTGTGGACCGAGGAGGGTTTCGACATCTTTGAGGACTTCCCAGATCTCAACTCTGTGCTTTGGGGAGCTGAAGAGAGGAAATGGGTCCCCTACCGGGTGCCCAACAATAACCTGCCCATTCCGGAGCGCTACCTCTCCCCAGATGCCACG GTATCCACAGAGGTCAGGGCCATCATTGCTTGGATGGAAAAGAATCCCTTTGTGCTGGGGGCCAACCTGAACGGGGGTGAGCGGCTCGTGTCCTACCCCTACGACATGGCGCACACGCCCACCCAGGAGCAGCTGTTGGCTGCAGCCATGGCTGCTGCTCGAGGAGAGGAGGAGGACGAGGTGTCGGAGGCCCAGGAGACCCCCGACCATGCCGTCTTCCGTTGGCTGGCTGTGTCCTATGCCTCAGCCCACCTGAGCATGACTGAGCCCTACCGGGGAGGGTGCCAAGCCCAGGACTACACAGGCGGAACGGGCATTGTCAACGGGGCTAAGTGGAATCCCCGCTCGGGGA CCATCAACGATTTTAGTTACTTGCACACCAACTGCCTGGAGCTCTCCATCTACCTGGGCTGTGACAAGTTCCCACATGAGAGTGAGCTACCCCACGAGTGGGAGAACAACAAGGAGGCGTTGCTCACATTCATGGAGCAG GTCCACCGTGGCATCAAGGGAGTCGTGACAGATGAGCAAGGCATCCCCATTGCCAACGCCACCATCTCTGTGAGCGGCGTCAACCATGGTGTGAAGACAG CAAGTGGGGGCGACTACTGGCGTATCCTGAATCCGGGCGAGTACCGTGTAACAGCCCATGCTGAGGGCTACACACCAAGTGCCAAGACCTGTAATGTGGACTATGACATCGGAGCTACGCAGTGCAACTTCGTGCTGGCCCGCTCCAACTGGAAGCGCATCCGGGAGATCATGGCCCTGAACGGGAACCGGCCCATTCCACGTATTGACCCGTCCCGACCCATGACCCCCCAACAGCGGCTGTTGCAGCGTCGCCGCCTACAGTACCGCCTGAGGATGCGGGAGCAGATGCGTCTGCGCCGCCTGAATGCCACTGCTACTGCCACTACCACTGCTAGCCCGGTGCCCCCGAccacaccaccccccacccccacgctaCCCCCAACCCCTATCCCCAcccatacccctacccctacccctaccccaggCTCCAAGCTGGGAGACTGGCACCCCCTTCCCCTGACCACGGCTGGCTGGGAGGAGTTGGATACTGAGATCTACACAGAGATGGTGACGGAATTTGGGACTGAGTGGGAGCCCgaggagtgggaggaagaggaggtgggCACAGGCCCAACATTCCCCTTCACTACAGCTGAGACCTACACTGTGAACTTTGGGGACTTCTGA
- the AEBP1 gene encoding adipocyte enhancer-binding protein 1 isoform X1 has protein sequence MAMRGTPLLGCLLAVLALWPGGRPQTVLTDDEIEEFLEGFLSELEPERREKDVEAPPLPTPTLRGRKAQAVDKKMVAQGVAGEAPPEKAKDKGKKAKKEKGPKPTKQSLEGSPRPPKKGREKPPKPTKKPKEKPPKATKKPKEKPPKATKKPKEKPPKATKKPLAGKKPPTSAPSETLEWPLPPPPSPALEELPQEGELEEETEPPTLDYNDQIEREDYEDFEYIRRQKQPRPPPSRKRPERPRPDPPEEPKSPQMVVEVPEKMEQPFKPLPPPPPPEEEDGYGIPNYDEMDYYFRPPWSQKPDAELETDEEKEKLKKPKKEGSSPKEEETEDPWAVDKGKDRKGPKKGEELEEEWTPTEKIKCPPIGMESHRIEDNQIRASSILRHGLGAQRGRLNIQAGANEDDYFDGAWCAEDDAQTQWIEVDTRRTTRFTGVITQGRDSSVHADFVTTFFVGFSNDSQTWVMYTNGYEEMTFHGNVDKDTPVLSEFPEPVVARFIRIYPLTWNGSLCLRLEVLGCPLSPIHSYYTQNEVMTTDDLDFRHHSYKDMRQLMKVVNEECPTITRTYSLGKSARGLKIYAMEISDNPGDHELGEPEFRYTAGIHGNEVLGRELLLMLMQYLCREYRDGNPRVRSLVQDTRIHLVPSLNPDGYEVAAQMGSEFGNWALGLWTEEGFDIFEDFPDLNSVLWGAEERKWVPYRVPNNNLPIPERYLSPDATEQLLAAAMAAARGEEEDEVSEAQETPDHAVFRWLAVSYASAHLSMTEPYRGGCQAQDYTGGTGIVNGAKWNPRSGTINDFSYLHTNCLELSIYLGCDKFPHESELPHEWENNKEALLTFMEQVHRGIKGVVTDEQGIPIANATISVSGVNHGVKTASGGDYWRILNPGEYRVTAHAEGYTPSAKTCNVDYDIGATQCNFVLARSNWKRIREIMALNGNRPIPRIDPSRPMTPQQRLLQRRRLQYRLRMREQMRLRRLNATATATTTASPVPPTTPPPTPTLPPTPIPTHTPTPTPTPGSKLGDWHPLPLTTAGWEELDTEIYTEMVTEFGTEWEPEEWEEEEVGTGPTFPFTTAETYTVNFGDF, from the exons ATGGCAATGCGCGGTACTCCCCTGCTGGGCTGCTTGCTGGCGGTGCTGGCGCTGTGGCCCGGGGGACGCCCGCAGACTGTGCTAACCGACGACGAGATCGAGGAGTTCCTCGAGGGCTTCCTGTCGGAGTTGGAGCCCGAGCGCCGAGAGAAGGACGTGGAGGCCCCACCGCTCCCCACGCCCACCCTGCGGGGCCGCAAAGCCCAGGCGGTGGACAAGAAGATGGTGGCGCAGGGGGTGGCTGGAGAAG CACCTCCAGAAAAGGCcaaagataaaggaaagaaagcGAAAAAAGAGAAAGGTCCCAAGCCAACCAAGCAGTCCTTGGAGGGGTCCCCGAGGCCGCCCAAGAAAGGACGGGAGAAACCACCCAAGCCTACCAAGAAGCCCAAGGAGAAGCCACCCAAGGCCACCAAAAAGCCCAAGGAGAAGCCACCCAAGGCTACCAAGAAGCCCAAGGAGAAGCCACCCAAAGCCACCAAGAAGCCCTTGGCTGGGAAGAAGCCCCCAACCTCGGCCCCCTCAGAAACCCTGGAGTGGccactacccccacccccaagccctgCCCTTGAGGAGTTGCCCCAGGAGGGAG AGCTGGAGGAGGAGACAGAGCCACCCACGCTGGACTACAATGACCAGATAGAGAGGGAAGACTATGAGGACT TTGAGTACATCCGGCGCCAGAAGCAACCCAGGCCTCCACCCAGCAGGAAGAGGCCTGAGAGGCCGCGGCCTGATCCCCCAGAGGAGCCCAAGTCACCCCAGATGGTGGTTGAGGTACCAGAGAAGATGG AGCAGCCTTTCAAGCCCCTGCCGCCCCCACCACCCCCTGAGGAGGAGGATGGCTACGGGATCCCCAACTACGATGAAA TGGACTATTACTTCCGGCCTCCTTGGTCTCAGAAGCCAGATGCCGAGCTGGAAACggatgaagagaaggagaagctgA AGAAACCCAAAAAGGAGGGCAGCAGCCCCaaagaggaagagacagaagaccCGTGGGCAGTGGACAAAGGCAAGGACCGCAAAG GGCCCAAAAAGGGCGAGGAGTTGGAGGAAGAGTGGACACCGACAGAAAAAATCA AATGCCCCCCCATTGGGATGGAGTCACACCGCATAGAGGACAATCAGATCCGCGCCTCTTCTATTCTGCGGCATGGCCTGGGGGCGCAGCGCGGCAGGCTCAACATACAG GCAGGGGCCAACGAGGACGACTACTTTGACGGGGCATGGTGTGCAGAAGATGATGCACAGACACAGTGGATCGAGGTGGACACCAGGAGGACCACCCGCTTCACTGGGGTCATCACCCAGGGCCGCGACTCCAGTGTCCA TGCCGACTTTGTGACCACCTTCTTTGTGGGCTTCAGCAATGACAGCCAGACATGGGTGATGTATACCAATGGCTATGAGGAAATG ACATTCCACGGAAACGTGGACAAGGACACACCAGTGCTGAGTGAGTTTCCTGAGCCAGTGGTGGCCCGTTTCATCCGCATCTATCCACTCACCTGGAATGGCAGTCTTTGCCTGCGCTTGGAGGTGCTGGGCTGCCCCTTGTCCC CCATCCACAGTTACTACACACAGAATGAGGTGATGACCACAGATGACCTGGACTTCCGCCACCACAGCTACAAGGACATGCGCCAG CTGATGAAGGTGGTGAATGAGGAGTGCCCCACCATTACCCGCACATATAGCCTGGGCAAGAGTGCACGTGGGCTCAAGATCTATGCTATGGAGATCTCAGACAATCCTGGGGACCATGAGCTGG GGGAGCCAGAGTTTCGCTACACAGCTGGGATCCATGGCAACGAGGTGCTAGGCCGTGAGCTGCTGCTGATGCTGATGCAGTACCTGTGCCGTGAGTACCGTGACGGGAATCCCCGCGTGCGCAGCCTGGTGCAGGACACCCGCATCCACCTGGTGCCCTCGCTGAACCCGGATGGCTATGAGGTGGCTGCGCAGATG GGCTCGGAGTTTGGGAACTGGGCACTGGGGCTGTGGACCGAGGAGGGTTTCGACATCTTTGAGGACTTCCCAGATCTCAACTCTGTGCTTTGGGGAGCTGAAGAGAGGAAATGGGTCCCCTACCGGGTGCCCAACAATAACCTGCCCATTCCGGAGCGCTACCTCTCCCCAGATGCCACG GAGCAGCTGTTGGCTGCAGCCATGGCTGCTGCTCGAGGAGAGGAGGAGGACGAGGTGTCGGAGGCCCAGGAGACCCCCGACCATGCCGTCTTCCGTTGGCTGGCTGTGTCCTATGCCTCAGCCCACCTGAGCATGACTGAGCCCTACCGGGGAGGGTGCCAAGCCCAGGACTACACAGGCGGAACGGGCATTGTCAACGGGGCTAAGTGGAATCCCCGCTCGGGGA CCATCAACGATTTTAGTTACTTGCACACCAACTGCCTGGAGCTCTCCATCTACCTGGGCTGTGACAAGTTCCCACATGAGAGTGAGCTACCCCACGAGTGGGAGAACAACAAGGAGGCGTTGCTCACATTCATGGAGCAG GTCCACCGTGGCATCAAGGGAGTCGTGACAGATGAGCAAGGCATCCCCATTGCCAACGCCACCATCTCTGTGAGCGGCGTCAACCATGGTGTGAAGACAG CAAGTGGGGGCGACTACTGGCGTATCCTGAATCCGGGCGAGTACCGTGTAACAGCCCATGCTGAGGGCTACACACCAAGTGCCAAGACCTGTAATGTGGACTATGACATCGGAGCTACGCAGTGCAACTTCGTGCTGGCCCGCTCCAACTGGAAGCGCATCCGGGAGATCATGGCCCTGAACGGGAACCGGCCCATTCCACGTATTGACCCGTCCCGACCCATGACCCCCCAACAGCGGCTGTTGCAGCGTCGCCGCCTACAGTACCGCCTGAGGATGCGGGAGCAGATGCGTCTGCGCCGCCTGAATGCCACTGCTACTGCCACTACCACTGCTAGCCCGGTGCCCCCGAccacaccaccccccacccccacgctaCCCCCAACCCCTATCCCCAcccatacccctacccctacccctaccccaggCTCCAAGCTGGGAGACTGGCACCCCCTTCCCCTGACCACGGCTGGCTGGGAGGAGTTGGATACTGAGATCTACACAGAGATGGTGACGGAATTTGGGACTGAGTGGGAGCCCgaggagtgggaggaagaggaggtgggCACAGGCCCAACATTCCCCTTCACTACAGCTGAGACCTACACTGTGAACTTTGGGGACTTCTGA